GCTTCGTCACAGCCGGCGACGTCGGCAAAGGTAGTTTTGATCTGATCTTCAGTCAGCATACGGGCTTTGCTCTTGCCAAAGGACATCGCGCCCTTGCCGCCGCCGCCCTGCATTTGCCGCATAAAGAAGATCCAGACCCCGATCAGCAACAGCATCGGGAACCATGAAATAAAGATAGAAGCCAGCAAACTCGGCTCTTCCGGCGGTTCACCGACAACTTTCACATTCTTCGTCAATAACGTATCCAACAGCTTAGGATCGTTGACGGGGATATAAGTCGTGTATCGGTTACTATCTTTCTTGGTAACGTTGATCTCACGTCCGTTAATTCGCGCTTCGCGAACCTGATCCTGGGTCAGTTCGGACATGAAGGTAGAGTAATCCACCCTACGGCCATTCGACTCGCTGGGCCCAAAGCTCTGGAATACGGACATCAGCACAACTGCGATGACTAGCCAGAGAATTAGGTTTTTCGCCATGTCACTCAAGGGATTAACCTCATATTACAACTGTGTTAACAAACAGCGTTAGGGTACTACAGTTTGCGCCCTGTCGCTACAATGTACACTTCACGCGAACGAGCGCGCGAAGCGTCTGGCTTACGAATCTTAACCTTCGTAAACAGGGAGCGAATTTCCCGTAGGTACTCGTCAAAGCCATCTCCCTGGAACACCTTCACCAGGAAACTTCCGCCTGGTGCGAGGACATCACGACACATTTCCAGTGCTAATTCCACCAGATACATCGATCTTGGAATATCGACCGCCGGGTTGCCACTCATATTCGGGGCCATATCGGACATGACCACCTGAACCTTCTTTTCACCTACGCGATCCAGCAGCGCCTTCAGCACCAGTTCATCACGAAAATCTCCCTGGAGGAAATCAACGCCGACGATAGGATCCATCGGTAAAATATCACAGGCGATAATCCGCCCAGAACCGCCGATCTGGGTAACGACATACTGCGACCAGCCGCCTGGCGCCGCCCCCAAATCAACAACCGTCATACCCGGTTTAAACAGCTTGTCGCTCTGCTGTATTTCATCCAGTTTAAACCAGGCACGCGAGCGCAGCCCTTTTTTCTGCGCCTGCTGCACATATTTGTCGCTAAAGTGTTCCTGAAGCCAGCGGCTAGAACTGGCCGAACGCTTTTTACCTGTCATCGAGTTTCCAACTATCCTAAAAAGAGACTTATGCCAAGTTCGCTGCTCATATTGCCATCACGGTGCAAGACCGATTTGGTGATACCCATGAGATGGCGGTAGAATGTACCGTTTTCAATCCCAACTTAAGCAAAAAAGACAATGAATCTGAATAATAAACAAAAACAGCACCTGAAAGGCCTGGCGCATCCGTTAAAACCGGTCGTCATGCTGGGCAATAACGGTCTCACCGAAGGGGTGCTGGCTGAAATTGAGCAGGCGCTGACGCATCATGAGCTGATCAAAGTGAAAATCGCAACGGAAGATCGCGAAACCAAAGCCTTGATCGCTGACGCTATCGTGCGTGAAACAAATGCCTGCAACGTACAAATTATCGGTAATACTCTTATTCTTTACCGCCCTTCCGAAGAGCGCAAGATCAGTCTACCGCGTTAAGTGTCGTCACTTTAACGAAAAGGTGCCATGCACCTGCACCTGATAAAAGGCCGCCACGCGGCCTTTTTCCTTTCTTTACAAAAACCTGATTAACTTATGAACAAACGCCGTCAATCAGAGGTATTCAACCTTCAGGATTTCGTATTCCACATCGCCGCCCGGCGTTTTAATCACCACGACGTCATCTTGTTCTTTACCGATTAAACCACGCGCCATCGGGGAATTTACCGAAATCAGATTTTTCTTGAAATCGGCCTCATCGTCACCCACGATGCGGTAGGTCACTTCATCCTCGGTATCCAGGTTCAGCACCGATACCGTCGCGCCGAAAATCACCCGGCCATTGTTCGGCATTTTGGTGACGTCGATCACCTGCGCGTTCGACAGCTTGGCTTCAATTTCCTGAATACGTCCTTCACAGAACCCCTGCTGCTCACGCGCCGCGTGGTACTCCGCATTTTCTTTCAGGTCGCCGTGTTCACGCGCTTCCGCGATGTCCGCAATGATTTTCGGACGGCGAACGCTTTTCAAATATTCCAGTTCTTCGCGCAATTTTTCAGCGCCAAACAGGGTCATCGGAATCTGTTGCATAATTTCACTACCTCTAAATCTTTCCTGTTCAAATAGCCGTCATCCTGACGTATTCGTATGAAAACACGGATGGCTATCGCCAGCCGCCTCCAGGCGACAAACAAAAGAGCCCTAACTCGGAAAATTCTTCCAAGTCAGGATCGATTTTGCATTTTGATACGCATTTTAGCGTAGAGTTCCTTAAGGGTCATCGTTTACTTTTTCCCTGAATGCGCCGTAGTATGACGGCACGTTACCCAGCAGTTAGCCAGAGATTATGCGTTTTTCACGAATTGTCAGTGCATTGGCGTGCGCATTTGTTTTGAATGTAAATGCCGCCCCGGTTGAAGATTACACACAATATTTGCCTGATGGAGCCAACCTTGCCCTGATGGTTCAAAAAATCGGCGCCAGCACGCCGACGATTGATTACCACGCGCAGCAGATGGCGTTGCCCGCCAGCACCCAGAAGGTGCTGACCGCGCTGGCGGCCCTGTTACAGCTCGGCCCAGACTATCGCTTTACCACCACGCTGGAAAGCCAGGGCAAGATTGACGATGGCGTACTGCGCGGCAATCTGATCGCCCGTTTCGGCGGCGATCCGACCTTTAAGCGCCAAAACCTGCGCAATATGGTCGCCGAACTGAAGAAACAGGGCGTAAAGCAGATTAGCGGCGACGTGCTGGTCGATACTTCGGTCTTCGCCAGCCACGACAAGGCGCCCGGCTGGCCGTGGAACGATATGACGCAGTGCTTCAGCGCCCCGCCGGCGGCGGCGATTGTCGATCGCAACTGCTTCTCGGTGTCGCTCTACGGCGCGGCCAAACCGGGCGATATCGCCTTTATCCGCGTCGCCTCCTATTACCCGGTCAATATGTTCAGCCAGGTGCGCACGCTGGCCAAAGGCTCGCCGGATGCCCAATATTGCGAGCTGGACGTGGTGCCGGGCGAGCTGAACCGCTTTACCCTGACCGGGTGCCTGACGCAGCGCAGCGAACCGCTGCCGCTGGCGTTCGCCATTCAGGACGGGGCCAGCTATGCCGGCGCTATTCTGAAAGATGAGCTGACCCAGGCCGGCATCCAGATTGACGGCCACCTGAAGCGCCAGACACAGCCGGGCATGAGCGGCACGGTGATTGCCCGCACCCAGTCGGCACCGCTGCACGATCTGCTGAAAGTGATGCTGAAAAAGTCCGACAATATGATCGCCGATACCGTATTTCGCACCATCGGCCACGAGCGCTTTGGCGTGCCGGGCACCTGGCGCGCAGGCGCTGATGCAGTCCGTCAGGTGCTGCGTCAGAAAGCCGGGGTCGATCTGGGTAACAGCATCGTGGTGGACGGCTCCGGCCTGTCGCGCCATAACCTGCTGGCGCCGGCAACCATGATGCAGGCGCTGCAATATATCGCTCAGCATGACAACGAGCTGGACTTTATCTCCATGCTGCCGCTGGCCGGCTATGACGGCACGCTGCGTTACCGTGGCGGCCTGCATGAGGCCGGCGTGGACGGTAAAGTCTCGGCGAAAACCGGCGCGCTACAGGGCGTCTATAATCTGGCAGGCTTTATCACCACCGCCAGCGGTCAGCGTATGGCGTTTGTGCAGTATCTGTCAGGTTACGCCGTACCGCCGGAAGATCAGCGTCAGCGCCGGATCCCGCTGGTGCGTTTCGAAAGCCGGCTGTATCGGGATATCTATCAGAATAACTGAGTAACCAGTTACCGGGAGCCCCGACGTGAAGCTATTGATTGTCGAAGACGATGAGCTGTTACAACAGGGGCTGGCCATGGCGATGGCCGCCGAGGGTTACGCCTGCGACTGCGCCCTGTCGGCGGCGCAGGCCAATACGCTGATCGACACCAGCCAGTACAGCATGGTTATTCTCGATCTCGGCCTGCCCGACGTTGATGGCGGCGCGCTGTTGCGACAGTGGCGCCGCCGGCAGATAGACCTGCCGGTGTTGATTCTCACCGCCCGCGACGCGCTGGAAGACCGCGTCGACGGGCTGGACGCCGGTGCCGATGACTACCTGGTTAAGCCCTTTGCGCTGGTTGAGCTGCTGGCGCGCGTCAGGGCGCTCATCCGTCGTTATCAGGGCCACAGCGACAACCTGCTACAACAGGACGATCTCACGCTCAATCTCTCCAGCCAGCAGGTTTACCTGCAACAGCAGCCTATCGACGTCACGCCAAAAGAGTTTGCCATTCTGTCGCGGCTGATTATGCGCGCCGGCCAGACGGTAAACCGTGAACTGCTGCAACAGGATTTATACGCCTGGAATGACGATCTCGGCTCCAACACCCTCGAAGTGCACGTCCATAACCTGCGCCGCAAGCTGGGCAAGGATCGCATCCGCACGGTACGCGGCATCGGCTACCGTCTGGAGCCGTTGCCATGATCAGCATGCGGCGCCGCCTGTTGCTGATGTTGGCGCTTATTCTGCTGGTCACCCAGTTGATCAGCGCGCTGTGGCTATGGCATGAAAGCCGGGAACAGATCGGTTTTCTGGTCGATGAAACCCTGTCGGCTCAGGTGCGCACCGAAAAGGTCGACGGTGAAATCGCCGAGGCGATCGCTTCATTGCTGGCGCCGTCGCTGATTATGATGATTGTCACGCTGATCGCCTCGTTCTGGGCCATCAGCTGGATCATCCGCCCGCTTAATCAGCTGCAGAACCGGCTGGAAAAGCGTTCCGCCGACAACCTGTCACCGCTGCCGGTCAATAACGACAGCCGGGAAGTGATGGCGGTCACCACCGCGCTCAATCAGCTGTTTTCGCGGCTCAATAACACCATTCAGCAGGAGCGGCTGTTTACCGCCGACGCGGCTCACGAGCTGCGTACGCCGCTGGCCGGCATTCGTTTGCATCTGGAGTTGATGGAACAGCAGGGCGTGCGGGCAAGCACCCCGCTGATCGCGCGCATCGACCAACTGATGCATACCGTCGAACAATTGTTGATGCTGTCGCGCGCCGGACAGAAGTTTGCCGGCGGCCACTATCAACGTTTCGACTGGATCGCGGATGTCATCACACCGCTGCGCGAGGAGCTGGAAGAACTGGCACAACGGCGCAATCAACGGCTGGTGTGGCAACTCCCGACGGAGGCCGTCACCCATGGCGATCCGGTATTACTTCGCCTGCTGCTGCGTAATCTGGTGGAAAATGCCCACCGCTACGGCCCGCCGGGCAGCGCTATTCTCATCAGCCTTGATGTGCAAAACGGCGGCCACCGGCTGCAGGTGATCGATGAGGGACCGGGCATTAAGCAAGAGATGGCCGGAGAGTTGACCCAAGCTTTCAGAAGAATGGACCAGCGCTATGGCGGCAGCGGGCTGGGGCTGAATATCGTCATCCGCATCATCCAACTGCACCAGGGCCGCCTGACGCTGGAAAACCGCCAGGACGCCAGCGGTCTTAACGCACGCTGCTGGCTGCCCGCCAACCCGCTGAAGCCATAAAAAAGGCCCCGCAGTGCGGGGCCTGATAGCTGTAGCGATGATTATTTCTGGTAAATGATTTCGACGCCTTCGTCGTCATCTTCATCCCAGTCATCATCCCAGTCGTCGTCGGCTTCGGCTTCTACTTCCGCCAGCTGTTTACGGTGGTAATCGTCCCACATAAACTCGACCTTTTCCGGTGCGCTCTCTTCGAGAGCCATCGCTTTCGGCTGGCTGTTGATGAAGTTCATCACATCCCAGCACAGCTCTTTGACGCCAAGATGGCTGGCCGCAGAGATCATGTAGTACTTATCTTCCCACCCCAGCGCGTCAACAATCGCCTTGGCGCGTTCAGCAGAGGCTTCTTCACCCAGCAGGTCAACTTTGTTGAACACCAGCCAGCGCGGCTTATGCGCCAGATTTTCACTGTACTGATTCAGCTCGTTGATAATCACACGGGCGTTTTCTACCGGATCGGTCTGGTCAATCGGATCGATATCCACCAGGTGCAGCAGCACGCGGCAACGCTCCAGGTGCTTCAGGAAACGAATGCCCAGGCCGGCGCCTTCCGAGGCACCTTCAATCAGCCCTGGAATATCCGCCACCACGAAGCTCTGTTCGCTGTCCATACGCACCACGCCCAGACTTGGCACCAGCGTGGTGAACGGGTAGTCCGCCACTTTCGGCTTGGCGGCAGATACCGCGCGGATAAAGGTGGATTTGCCCGCGTTCGGCAGGCCGAGCATGCCGACATCCGCCAGCAGCATCAGCTCCAGCAGGACATCGCGCGCTTCACCCGGCGTACCGTTGGTTTTCTGGCGCGGGGCACGGTTGACCGAGGATTTGAAGCGGGTGTTGCCCAGGCCGTGCCAGCCGCCCTTCGCTACCATCAGGCGCTGCTGATGGCGCGTCATATCGCCGAGGATCTCGCCGGTGCCCTGATCTTTCACCCGGGTGCCGACCGGCACTTTGATCACGATGTCTTTACCGCGTTTGCCGGTACAGTCACGGCTCTGGCCGTTCTGACCGCGTTCCGCACGGAAGGACTTCTCAAAGCGATAATCGATCAGCGTGTTCAGGTTTTCGTCCGCCAGCAGGTAGACATCGCCGCCGTCGCCGCCGTCGCCGCCATCCGGGCCGCCGTTCGGGATATATTTTTCGCGACGGAAGCTGACGCAACCATTACCACCGTCACCTGCAACGACCAATATCGCTGCTTCATCTACAAACTTCATTTTCCGTCTCCGTAAATCATTCACCGGGCTGCTTGATAGGAGCAACCAGGAGGTTTTCTGCCCGTCGCGGCCACCACCGGTGACCAATTGCGGAAAACATTGCGCCCGCAACCACCACAAAAGCACCCACGTAACCGACGACATTCAACGTCGGGGCGGCAAACATCTGCGGCCATGCCAACGCCAATAAATCTGAAAACAACAGGGTAAACAGCGGCGTCAGCGTTACTAACGCGCTCACCTGCGCCGCCTGCCAACGCGCCATCGCCTCTGCCAGCGCGCCATAGCCAATCAGCGTATTCGCACCACAAAACAGCAGGCAGGCCAGTTGCCAGCCGCTCAGCTGAAAAATCATCCCCGGCTGCGCCAAGGGGAATAATGCAACTGCACATAAAGTGTACAACATTACCAGGATCTGCGGCGACGCCAGCCGGCGTAGCAAGACCTTTTGTGCCAGGCCGTAGGTGACCCACACCGTCGCGGCACAGACGCCCAACAGCACCCCCAGGGTGTAATCCGTCAGGCGGGTAAAAATCTCAACCAGGCTGATGTTGAAAAACAGCATCAGCCCGCAAATCAGCATCAACGCGCCAATCACCTGGGTAATGCGCATCCGCTCTTTCAGGATAAGCACGCTGGCGAACATCATGCCTACCGGCGATAGCTGGCCGATAACCTGTGAAGCCGTCGGGCTAAGGTACTGCAGCGAGGAGCTGAAAAACACAAAGTTCCCCAGCAGCCCGGCGGTGGCGATCGCCAACAGCAACAGCCAACGCGGCTGGCGAAAAATTTTCACCGGCGGCAAACGGCCGCGCAGCGTCAGAATAATGCCCAACCCGATCGCCGCAATGGTAAAGCGATACCAGACGATGGTAAACGGCGTCATCACCTGTAGGACTTCTTTCATGGCTATCGGCAACGCACCCCAGCAAACCGCCGTGGTTAACGCCAGAGAAATACCGACCCCGACCTGCTGTTTTGTTTCCATGCGTCATCTGCCTGCGCGCTGTCATTCCTGAATAGCCAAGGTTTAAAATAGGTTGGCTATAAATGTAAAAAGCCCCGCAACGAATTGCAGGGCTTACATCTATTTATTAAGGCTCGAAAAATTATTCAGCTTCGATGCTGATGAATTTACGATTGCTCGGGCCTTTAACTTCGAATTTGACTTTACCGTCTTTCAAAGCAAACAGAGTGTGGTCTTTGCCACAGCCTACGTTGGTGCCCGCGTGGAACTTGGTGCCACGTTGACGAACGATGATGCTGCCTGCCAGTACTGCTTCGCCGCCAAAGCGTTTTACGCCCAGACGTTTAGCTTCTGAATCGCGACCGTTACGAGTCGAGCCGCCAGCCTTTTTGTGTGCCATTAATCCGCTCTCCTAACTTAAGCGCTGATGCCGGTGATTTTAACGTCAGTGAACCACTGACGGTGGCCCTGCTGCTTACGGTGGTGTTTACGACGACGAAACTTAACGATTTTAATTTTCTCGCCACGACCGTGTGCAACGACTTCAGCTTTGATCTTGCCGCCATCGACGAAAGGAACGCCGATTTTGATATCTTCGCCATTAGCGATCATCAGAATCTGGTCAAACTCAACCGCTTCACCAGTTGCGATGTCCAGCTTTTCCAAGCGAACGGTCTGACCTTCGCTTACTCGGTGTTGTTTACCACCACTTTGGAAAACCGCGTACATATAAAACTCCGCTTTCCGCGTGCTCGATGATTAGTACAGAGCGCGCTATAAATATTCACAATAGGGCGCGAATTCTACGCAAAAATACAGCACATGACAAGAGCAGAATCTCGACTGAAGTAGAAAAAAGAAGAAAAAAAGCACAGTTTCTTTCGTGGCGTTTATCTAAGCCGTTTTTCAAGTACAATCATAGGCACAGTTACCGCCATGTACCGATGTGAGCAGCGTTCTCATCGCGGTGAAGAGAAACACAGCTGAAAACAATACAATGAACCTAGATCAAATTATTGAGTTAACCGCGCAAGATATGGCGGCAGTGAATGCAACAATTCTCGAACAGTTGAATTCCGAAGTCACGCTCATCAATCAGCTTGGCTATTACATTATCAGCGGTGGCGGTAAACGCATCCGGCCGATGATCGCCGTCCTGGCTGCCCGGGCGCTGCAGTCGGAGGGTGACAAGCACATTACCATCGCCGCGCTGATTGAGTTTATCCACACCGCGACCCTGCTGCATGACGATGTGGTTGATGAATCCGATATGCGCCGCGGCAAGGCGACCGCCAACGCCGCGTTCGGCAACGCCGCCAGCGTGCTGGTCGGCGACTTCATTTATACCCGCGCCTTCCAGATGATGACCAGTCTGGAATCATTGCGCGTGCTGGCGCTGATGTCGGAAGCGGTCAACGTGATCGCCGAAGGTGAAGTGCTGCAGTTAATGAACGTCAACGATCCGGATATCAGTGAAGAGAGCTATATGCGGGTGATCTACAGCAAGACGGCGCGTCTGTTTGAAGCGGCAGCGCAATCTTCCGCCATCTTGTCCGGCGCCACGCCGGAGCAGGAGCAGGCGCTGCAGGATTATGGCCGCTATCTCGGCACCGCTTTCCAACTGATTGACGATCTGCTGGATTACAGCGCCGACGGCAGCACGCTGGGCAAAAACACCGGCGATGACCTGAATGAAGGCAAACCTACGCTGCCGTTGCTGCACGCCATGCATAACGGCAGCCCGGAGCAGACGGCAATGATTCGCGGCGCCATTGAACAAGGCAACGGCCGTCATCTGCTGGAACCGGTGCTGGCGGCGATGGAACAGTGCGGCTCGCTGGTCTACACCCGCCAACGCGCGGAAGAGGAAGCCGACAAAG
The nucleotide sequence above comes from Serratia rhizosphaerae. Encoded proteins:
- the rlmE gene encoding 23S rRNA (uridine(2552)-2'-O)-methyltransferase RlmE — its product is MTGKKRSASSSRWLQEHFSDKYVQQAQKKGLRSRAWFKLDEIQQSDKLFKPGMTVVDLGAAPGGWSQYVVTQIGGSGRIIACDILPMDPIVGVDFLQGDFRDELVLKALLDRVGEKKVQVVMSDMAPNMSGNPAVDIPRSMYLVELALEMCRDVLAPGGSFLVKVFQGDGFDEYLREIRSLFTKVKIRKPDASRARSREVYIVATGRKL
- the yhbY gene encoding ribosome assembly RNA-binding protein YhbY, giving the protein MNLNNKQKQHLKGLAHPLKPVVMLGNNGLTEGVLAEIEQALTHHELIKVKIATEDRETKALIADAIVRETNACNVQIIGNTLILYRPSEERKISLPR
- the greA gene encoding transcription elongation factor GreA, with the protein product MQQIPMTLFGAEKLREELEYLKSVRRPKIIADIAEAREHGDLKENAEYHAAREQQGFCEGRIQEIEAKLSNAQVIDVTKMPNNGRVIFGATVSVLNLDTEDEVTYRIVGDDEADFKKNLISVNSPMARGLIGKEQDDVVVIKTPGGDVEYEILKVEYL
- the dacB gene encoding serine-type D-Ala-D-Ala carboxypeptidase: MRFSRIVSALACAFVLNVNAAPVEDYTQYLPDGANLALMVQKIGASTPTIDYHAQQMALPASTQKVLTALAALLQLGPDYRFTTTLESQGKIDDGVLRGNLIARFGGDPTFKRQNLRNMVAELKKQGVKQISGDVLVDTSVFASHDKAPGWPWNDMTQCFSAPPAAAIVDRNCFSVSLYGAAKPGDIAFIRVASYYPVNMFSQVRTLAKGSPDAQYCELDVVPGELNRFTLTGCLTQRSEPLPLAFAIQDGASYAGAILKDELTQAGIQIDGHLKRQTQPGMSGTVIARTQSAPLHDLLKVMLKKSDNMIADTVFRTIGHERFGVPGTWRAGADAVRQVLRQKAGVDLGNSIVVDGSGLSRHNLLAPATMMQALQYIAQHDNELDFISMLPLAGYDGTLRYRGGLHEAGVDGKVSAKTGALQGVYNLAGFITTASGQRMAFVQYLSGYAVPPEDQRQRRIPLVRFESRLYRDIYQNN
- the pmrA gene encoding two-component system response regulator PmrA, with protein sequence MKLLIVEDDELLQQGLAMAMAAEGYACDCALSAAQANTLIDTSQYSMVILDLGLPDVDGGALLRQWRRRQIDLPVLILTARDALEDRVDGLDAGADDYLVKPFALVELLARVRALIRRYQGHSDNLLQQDDLTLNLSSQQVYLQQQPIDVTPKEFAILSRLIMRAGQTVNRELLQQDLYAWNDDLGSNTLEVHVHNLRRKLGKDRIRTVRGIGYRLEPLP
- the pmrB gene encoding two-component system sensor histidine kinase PmrB — translated: MISMRRRLLLMLALILLVTQLISALWLWHESREQIGFLVDETLSAQVRTEKVDGEIAEAIASLLAPSLIMMIVTLIASFWAISWIIRPLNQLQNRLEKRSADNLSPLPVNNDSREVMAVTTALNQLFSRLNNTIQQERLFTADAAHELRTPLAGIRLHLELMEQQGVRASTPLIARIDQLMHTVEQLLMLSRAGQKFAGGHYQRFDWIADVITPLREELEELAQRRNQRLVWQLPTEAVTHGDPVLLRLLLRNLVENAHRYGPPGSAILISLDVQNGGHRLQVIDEGPGIKQEMAGELTQAFRRMDQRYGGSGLGLNIVIRIIQLHQGRLTLENRQDASGLNARCWLPANPLKP
- the cgtA gene encoding Obg family GTPase CgtA yields the protein MKFVDEAAILVVAGDGGNGCVSFRREKYIPNGGPDGGDGGDGGDVYLLADENLNTLIDYRFEKSFRAERGQNGQSRDCTGKRGKDIVIKVPVGTRVKDQGTGEILGDMTRHQQRLMVAKGGWHGLGNTRFKSSVNRAPRQKTNGTPGEARDVLLELMLLADVGMLGLPNAGKSTFIRAVSAAKPKVADYPFTTLVPSLGVVRMDSEQSFVVADIPGLIEGASEGAGLGIRFLKHLERCRVLLHLVDIDPIDQTDPVENARVIINELNQYSENLAHKPRWLVFNKVDLLGEEASAERAKAIVDALGWEDKYYMISAASHLGVKELCWDVMNFINSQPKAMALEESAPEKVEFMWDDYHRKQLAEVEAEADDDWDDDWDEDDDEGVEIIYQK
- a CDS encoding DMT family transporter, which codes for METKQQVGVGISLALTTAVCWGALPIAMKEVLQVMTPFTIVWYRFTIAAIGLGIILTLRGRLPPVKIFRQPRWLLLLAIATAGLLGNFVFFSSSLQYLSPTASQVIGQLSPVGMMFASVLILKERMRITQVIGALMLICGLMLFFNISLVEIFTRLTDYTLGVLLGVCAATVWVTYGLAQKVLLRRLASPQILVMLYTLCAVALFPLAQPGMIFQLSGWQLACLLFCGANTLIGYGALAEAMARWQAAQVSALVTLTPLFTLLFSDLLALAWPQMFAAPTLNVVGYVGAFVVVAGAMFSAIGHRWWPRRAENLLVAPIKQPGE
- the rpmA gene encoding 50S ribosomal protein L27 encodes the protein MAHKKAGGSTRNGRDSEAKRLGVKRFGGEAVLAGSIIVRQRGTKFHAGTNVGCGKDHTLFALKDGKVKFEVKGPSNRKFISIEAE
- the rplU gene encoding 50S ribosomal protein L21 — its product is MYAVFQSGGKQHRVSEGQTVRLEKLDIATGEAVEFDQILMIANGEDIKIGVPFVDGGKIKAEVVAHGRGEKIKIVKFRRRKHHRKQQGHRQWFTDVKITGISA
- the ispB gene encoding octaprenyl diphosphate synthase produces the protein MNLDQIIELTAQDMAAVNATILEQLNSEVTLINQLGYYIISGGGKRIRPMIAVLAARALQSEGDKHITIAALIEFIHTATLLHDDVVDESDMRRGKATANAAFGNAASVLVGDFIYTRAFQMMTSLESLRVLALMSEAVNVIAEGEVLQLMNVNDPDISEESYMRVIYSKTARLFEAAAQSSAILSGATPEQEQALQDYGRYLGTAFQLIDDLLDYSADGSTLGKNTGDDLNEGKPTLPLLHAMHNGSPEQTAMIRGAIEQGNGRHLLEPVLAAMEQCGSLVYTRQRAEEEADKAISALEALPPSEYRTALEGLAHLAVQREF